Proteins encoded by one window of Cannabis sativa cultivar Pink pepper isolate KNU-18-1 chromosome 4, ASM2916894v1, whole genome shotgun sequence:
- the LOC133037428 gene encoding probable leucine-rich repeat receptor-like protein kinase At1g35710, whose product MTAKVTEKCDVYSFGVVALEVMMGKHPRELLESSSSNNRELLLKNVLDKRLLPPTGKLSAVVVLVVSLALSCTRTCPESRPTMRYVAQELSTKCATSLLQPLWTASINKLARDDKIEKNHISY is encoded by the coding sequence ATGACAGCGAAGGTGACAGAAAAATGTGATGTGTATAGTTTTGGAGTGGTGGCTTTGGAAGTCATGATGGGAAAACATCCAAGGGAACTATTAGAATCTTCTTCATCAAACAATAGAGAATTGCTCTTGAAAAATGTGTTAGACAAACGTTTGCTCCCTCCAACTGGTAAGTTATCGGCTGTGGTGGTGTTAGTAGTGAGCTTAGCCTTGTCTTGCACCAGAACCTGTCCCGAGTCACGACCCACCATGCGTTATGTGGCTCAGGAGCTATCGACCAAGTGCGCTACTTCCCTCTTGCAGCCATTATGGACTGCAAGCATTAATAAGCTTGCCAGAGATgataaaattgagaaaaatcATATCAGCTATTAA